The following are encoded together in the Candidatus Woesebacteria bacterium genome:
- a CDS encoding pyridoxal phosphate-dependent aminotransferase, whose amino-acid sequence MSSEHSSESGYVNAHRAEYDGRYGPEINLGLANSPIGPEAGLEKALRERDPVKELASYPSDPYHDETREALIDTFGLVGIGKEAVVFSGNGSYGAGDEVINYLAKEGVGRVFAPIYSFPNVAQWTGRRKGIAYTPVIANGSLHPDDSLELMSQMQPNKLRGNSVYIDYPNNPTGDANPTLVRKVVDNVGHAGGIPIVDMAFGETLGDEFGNIAQYTLDRGGIVLGSLSKTQGMPGLRTGYAILSPQHTSNGYSGNQRLVFGLSGESEFVYRYLLTRDKYGVHPAKRHAKAVAEYSANTNTQLYDGLRQAGLHILQTDIRTPIQVVASTIHSDLYQRLGRAGLVTESLADYGITTGNAHGYGDSAVRMLTPSPGQVEEVLRRVEIAVNL is encoded by the coding sequence ATGTCAAGTGAACACAGTAGTGAATCGGGGTATGTGAATGCTCATCGTGCGGAGTATGATGGGAGATATGGTCCTGAAATAAATCTTGGTTTGGCAAATTCTCCAATCGGACCAGAAGCTGGATTGGAAAAAGCATTAAGAGAGAGGGATCCAGTTAAAGAGCTAGCAAGTTACCCTTCAGATCCATATCATGACGAAACAAGAGAAGCCTTAATCGACACTTTCGGATTAGTAGGAATTGGTAAAGAAGCAGTTGTTTTTAGTGGCAATGGAAGTTACGGCGCAGGTGACGAAGTAATTAACTATTTGGCAAAAGAAGGAGTTGGTAGAGTATTTGCCCCTATATATTCGTTTCCAAATGTCGCTCAATGGACTGGTAGACGAAAGGGTATCGCATATACTCCCGTTATTGCAAATGGTTCACTCCATCCTGATGATTCTCTTGAACTTATGTCTCAAATGCAACCAAATAAACTTAGAGGGAATAGCGTTTATATCGATTATCCAAATAATCCAACAGGAGACGCTAATCCAACTCTCGTAAGAAAAGTAGTTGACAATGTAGGACACGCCGGAGGAATACCTATCGTGGACATGGCATTTGGTGAAACTCTTGGTGACGAATTTGGAAATATTGCCCAATATACTCTCGACAGAGGAGGAATAGTACTTGGATCTCTCTCAAAAACTCAAGGCATGCCAGGATTAAGAACAGGATATGCAATATTGAGTCCACAACACACCAGTAATGGTTATAGTGGAAATCAAAGATTAGTTTTTGGACTTAGTGGTGAATCCGAATTTGTGTACCGATATTTACTTACGCGCGATAAGTACGGTGTACATCCCGCCAAAAGACATGCCAAAGCCGTTGCGGAATACTCGGCTAATACTAACACGCAATTATACGACGGTCTAAGACAAGCTGGTCTGCATATTCTACAAACGGATATTAGAACACCCATACAGGTGGTGGCAAGTACAATACACTCAGATCTCTATCAAAGACTTGGAAGGGCAGGTTTAGTAACAGAGAGTCTTGCTGATTATGGTATTACTACGGGAAATGCTCATGGATATGGTGATTCAGCTGTGAGAATGCTTACACCTAGCCCGGGACAAGTTGAAGAAGTATTAAGAAGAGTCGAGATAGCTGTTAATTTATAA